From the Planktothricoides raciborskii GIHE-MW2 genome, the window AGTGGAATGAGCGATTTGTAAGCTCCCGTCGGGCATAAAATGATTTTTGCGACTACTCAGCAAAGCAATTTCCAACAGCACCCGCTCATAAAGGTCTTGCATTCGTTGACCCACATCCGTCAGATTTTGCACCTGATGTAACAGGTTATCCAAAAACTGTCGCATCCGTTCCTGGTCTTGCTCAAGGGTATTTCGGTTGACCACCAATTCCCCAATTAAATTGCCCAGATTGTCCAATTGCTTCACGGGAACCCGCATCGTTTCATAGGTCATGCCACCCCGGGTTTTCTTCGCCGTCGAATCACTGTGGGTCTTAAAGGTTTGTGTTGACTTCTCTCTGGAACTTTCGCTACCTTTAATTGGCTCGGTTTGAGCAGGCTTTAATCGGTCTGATTTTTGTGGTGCTAAAAACTCTTGTAATTCTGTCAACCAAAGCGGTTCAGAATTCTGGATGACTTTTTGATTTAAAAATGCTTCGAGTTCATTAAAGTCAACCTTTAAAGCCGTAGGTGATAGATCTAAAATTTTCTCTAATGCACTAAAATTGACGCTGGAAGATGAAGATGGAGCAAATTTTTGAGCCAACAAACTTTCGAGAACACTAAATTCATCTTCTGGGTTTGAGACATTAGATGAAGCATCGGCAGAAATTGCTCCTGCATCTAATTCATCGAAAATATCTACAGATTCAGGACTTAATAAATCATCGAATAATTCGGAATTATTTGCCGAAGATAATTCGTTTAATTCGCTTAATTCGCGTTCCAACAGGGAATTTAAATCGGCAGAATACTGGTCGGTATTTGTTAATAATTTCGTAACAAATTCGTTGCCGAAGTTTAAATCATTGAGTCCTAAATCATCTAATTCCTCTGTTTCCTCCTCCATTTCCTCAAAATTCAGTGATGAATTTGCGGAAACAAAAGCTGCATCATTAAACAGATTATCCAAATCAGAAAAGTCTACGGTAGCTTTTCTCTTTTCTGGGGTTTCGACAGAATCGAAATTTAGCTTGGGTTCATCTTCCTGGGTGTCTAGGGAATTATGCTCTAAATCTAAATCATCTAAGGAGACTTCATGGTCTGAAAAAATATCGGCAAAATCCTCGGAAATTGTTACAGCTTTTGGAGCGGATATCTCTTCAACATTTTTCTCACTTTCTAACAAATCTCCAAATAAATCTTCTAAGGATTCTGTAGCTGAAGCCATCGATGCCTTGCGGCGATCGCTTTCCAGACTTAATCCAGATTCATTTTCATCGGCGATCGAAAATAATTCATCATAACTCAAATCATCGTCCAAGTTAGTCGATGAATCCGTCATCGGATTCAAATCAGCCTTATTAATACCGCCGACGCCGATTTCATCGGTGTCTAAGTCAACGAGTTCAGTCAATAAGCTCAAATCTAAATCATCTTCCGAGAGATCCGGAGTATCCTGAATATAAGTGCTTTCGCTCATGGTCAGCGAACTTAAATTAGAAGAACTGTTATAACCCGAATCCTGATTCATTTCTGAGAAGAAAACTTCATCGTCTCCATCCCAGATGATCTCTAGGTTTTCTGCCGCTGATTTAGAGCCTATATTTTCAATTTCATTTTCCCAATGTATGTCTAATTCTTCATCAGAAGCTTCATCAAATAAACTATTTAAATCCTCAAATTGTGAAACAGATGATGATGATTTGGCATCAGAAGCATCATTTAAGTCATCAATTTCAAAGATGTCTTCAAAAGAATTATCAGACTGATCGGCGATATTTTTTTGTGACTTTATTCCTGAATCCGCTTCATTTTCATTAATAAAAACCAGTTCATCAAAGAAATCATCATCATTTTCTGCTTCTAATGATTGGGCATAATTAGGCGAATTAGTTGATCTACTTTCCGGCAAATCTGACTCAGCAAAATCCAATAATAAATCAGAAAAATCTTCCTCATTATTCTTGTCCGAGTTACTTTCTGAATTTGCTAAATTTTCTCTTGGTAAAATTTGCTCTGCTTCCGCAAATAATTCTTCATTCCATCCAGCGATTTCTTCACCGTCAAATAAATCTTTTAACGTATTCAGTTCGTCCATGCCTACTTCTGGTCCTTTGAGTTTTTCCTGTCCCGAATGTTTATAGGTAGTTTTGCCCGTATTACTACTTGGCAAAGAAATCACTTTAGACGGATTTTTAGGGGCAGCGGAAGTTGAGTCGGATGATAAACTTTTTATGGATTCTAGTTGTGAAATCAACCAGTTATTGGGTGAATCGGGGGAATTAGGGGTCATTGTTATAAATGTTTCTGAGTTTAGGTTAGTGGTATTTTTATCAATGGAAGTATTTTCTGCTACTACGGGCGGCAACAACAATTTTAGCTCTTGGCTCGGTTGAATTTCCGTTGACTTGCCGGTAAGTACGAGTTGCCGAGCCTGTTTAATTTCTTTAAGAATGACTGGAGCCAGAGCATGATATGTTTTGTGAGTGTTTTGGCAGGTGAGAGTCACGATTTGAATCAGTTCACTCCACTCTCGAAGTTCAAACGTTTCACCCGCTTGGAGTAAGTTACGGCAAATTTCGCCTAAATGTTGTCGGCTAGACGCTGTATCTGGTTGTTTAAAAGTTTCTAGCATAAGTTGCAACAACTTAGGCACATCACTTTTAAAAATTAATTGGAGTGCGCTATCTTCTAAGAGTGTTGGTTGATTCATCGGTGCAGGCTGAATCATCGAGTCCAAGGGTGCGGCTCGGTTAGCGGGTCTGGCTTGAGATCCATGAACCGGAGTAAACACCCGTGGTTTTTCGTTCAGGCTGTTTAAGTGGCCCATCAGTTCTTTAATCGTTGGTTCAGCTTTGGCTGTGATTTCAGCGGCATCTTGTTCCGTTAATCCTTGACCACTGGTGAACTGAGCAAATAATCGTTTTAGGGAATCAAAAGTCGATAAAAGTAAAGATTCTAGAGTTTGATCGATGTCAATGGGAACTTCTTTGAGGACTTTAAAACTATCCTCAAGTGCATGGGCTATTTGTTGAATGCTATTGATACCAAGCATTGCCGCTCCCCCTTTAATGGAGTGAGCCGCTCGAAAAGCTTCGCCGATCTTGTCTGGATCTGCGACCGTCATGGTCAGATGAAGTAAGCTTTGATCTATGG encodes:
- a CDS encoding response regulator, which produces MSSEQNKIMGYFIEETKEHLNTIDQSLLHLTMTVADPDKIGEAFRAAHSIKGGAAMLGINSIQQIAHALEDSFKVLKEVPIDIDQTLESLLLSTFDSLKRLFAQFTSGQGLTEQDAAEITAKAEPTIKELMGHLNSLNEKPRVFTPVHGSQARPANRAAPLDSMIQPAPMNQPTLLEDSALQLIFKSDVPKLLQLMLETFKQPDTASSRQHLGEICRNLLQAGETFELREWSELIQIVTLTCQNTHKTYHALAPVILKEIKQARQLVLTGKSTEIQPSQELKLLLPPVVAENTSIDKNTTNLNSETFITMTPNSPDSPNNWLISQLESIKSLSSDSTSAAPKNPSKVISLPSSNTGKTTYKHSGQEKLKGPEVGMDELNTLKDLFDGEEIAGWNEELFAEAEQILPRENLANSESNSDKNNEEDFSDLLLDFAESDLPESRSTNSPNYAQSLEAENDDDFFDELVFINENEADSGIKSQKNIADQSDNSFEDIFEIDDLNDASDAKSSSSVSQFEDLNSLFDEASDEELDIHWENEIENIGSKSAAENLEIIWDGDDEVFFSEMNQDSGYNSSSNLSSLTMSESTYIQDTPDLSEDDLDLSLLTELVDLDTDEIGVGGINKADLNPMTDSSTNLDDDLSYDELFSIADENESGLSLESDRRKASMASATESLEDLFGDLLESEKNVEEISAPKAVTISEDFADIFSDHEVSLDDLDLEHNSLDTQEDEPKLNFDSVETPEKRKATVDFSDLDNLFNDAAFVSANSSLNFEEMEEETEELDDLGLNDLNFGNEFVTKLLTNTDQYSADLNSLLERELSELNELSSANNSELFDDLLSPESVDIFDELDAGAISADASSNVSNPEDEFSVLESLLAQKFAPSSSSSVNFSALEKILDLSPTALKVDFNELEAFLNQKVIQNSEPLWLTELQEFLAPQKSDRLKPAQTEPIKGSESSREKSTQTFKTHSDSTAKKTRGGMTYETMRVPVKQLDNLGNLIGELVVNRNTLEQDQERMRQFLDNLLHQVQNLTDVGQRMQDLYERVLLEIALLSSRKNHFMPDGSLQIAHSTGHDLSVFEMDKFTPFHILAQEILELIVRVRESASDIEFLVDETDQVTRQLRQITNKLQEGINRSRMVPFAQITDRLPLGVRNNSIKFGKQVELVVEGAETLIDKMILESLNDPMTHLVNNALAHGIELPEERQRKGKPPTGRITVRAFHQGNQTVISVSDDGAGIDAERVKAKALDKGLITPAEAKTLSRLEVYDLLFAAGFSTKDQADDLAGRGVGLDVVRTNLSSIRGVVNTDSTLGKGTSFSIRVPLAFSISKALICISDRARIAFPMDGVEDMLDVPRDKIQTVSKDDREETFIPWRDTMLPFRPMRELLVYHRHMGRGSVFGGNAEEDIISVVVLRSAGNYLALQVDQVLGEQEIVIKQLEGPVPKPVGVAGATVMGDGRIVAIADVLELIDLAAGRITDKASTIWEDRIIPEETVEKEQPTVLIVDDSITVRELLSMTFNKAGYRVEQSRDGQEAWEKLKSGLPCDIVFCDIEMPRMDGLELLSRLQKDPQLSHLPMAMLTSRGAKKHMQMAIDMGARGYFTKPYLEEALLDAASRMLKGEVLVLSKTEV